The genomic window AACCTGACATCAAACAAATGTAAAATTACagtttacacacacacacacacacacacacacacgcacgcacgcacgcacgcacgcacgcacgcacgcatgcacgcacgcacgcacgcacgcacacacacacttaataataataaaaatgtatattttagcTTAAGTTAGTGTAAGGTAGTTTTTAGATTAGATTACACTAAACTAAATcaaattttaaatgtataaCGAATAAATTGTTAGAACAAAAATGTTAGCTGGGAAGAGCGGGGTCTCCTGTCACAGGTATATTATACTTACTAGGAGACTCCATTAACTGTATTGTTAAAACGAAACCTTtacctaaatatataatttttaattttcaattttcaataagtctttccggtcggtgcgacatctattgtcaagtagcagtactgataattccgctactcgatgctagatgtcgactatgaaaatattggtctttttggtaccaaaacggaTGGATGGGgtgagcaatctatgtatttttttctctatggatAAGTAATTATCTGTACTAAATTGGATTAAACTGTCGCGTTTTAATACGTCTCTATGGTTTGGATAAGTAATTATTTGTATctggattaaataaataaataatttctttattcagaCAAATACAGACCACATTTGTTACTCTGCTACTTATAAACTAGGTTAATTGTACTTACATaggtatactaaaattatacatttattttatttaactatactGTCGCGTGTTAATACGTTGATTGTCTTATTTATCGGTATCAAAGGACAAACAGCGATTGTACTATAATTGCAAGCGGAAAACAGTGCGAGTAAATACAGGAACTGTTCAGATTGCAAGTTTTAgtgttttgcattttttttttcgttactTTGTTGTATTTTGATCTCCGATCATTCTCCGACACAACCAGTTGAGTAATTGACCCTGTTGACAGTagtataggtaccgtaaaatggggtgagtagggttcgcggggagagttgggttatgaatggggagagaagggatgaaaggggggtgagatgggattttaaggctactgctacaaaaattatgtattccaatttaaaatagagctatagtaatactcataaaaaaaaacgatccaacaatcttccaaaatcacctttgtatgaaaacccaaatacgagggactacgggggaCTGTGGTGGGATTTTCTGTTTTActtcgtcaaagttatgaaatggaactacccaaaatataataaaaactaaaatacaaacgtccgcaacacttattatatacaccatttagtttgcatatgtaaaaataaaatgttatcgaggttagaatgtcagttttgcgcctactcaccccattttacggtaccgcTAGAAGTTAAAACAGGGCTtgtaaaattcaactttatcCTCTTAACAAACCCACCATACAAATAATGGCTAGTTGGATTTAAAATCAATAGTGAAAAAAATGGTTGAGGCATGGGTCGCCCTTATCGTGTCGATAAGATGACATTGGACAACCACAACGACAAAAGAAATTatagaaaacaataaatttATTAACAGGAACGTtggaatttttaaattattaaagtacctacctaataagcTAGATATTATTTCCTTAAAATCATTAATATCATTAGCAATGTCTTATACTCGTAAATCGCAATCAATCAGATCTTAAGCATGGTAGTATTTTCTTCATCATCACCGCGACCTTTTTTCTCACTGAGGAACCGTCCGTGGTTAAAGTAGTCTTCAATCTCCTGCAAACTTCTATCCTTAGTTTCGGGAAGGATGAAGTAAAATACTACTAGAGAGAGTCCCATGGCTACGCCGAAGATAGCAAACGTTCCGTACACTTTTACACTTTCTAGCATCACGGGAGTGACCTTCAAAGCCACCATTAGACAGATAGACAGCGTCAATCCTGACATTGCAGATCCTGCTCCTCTATGAGCTACCGGGAACACCTCTCCAAGTAACGCTAGAGGTATAGGAGTACACCCCAAGTTTGCTAATAAAAAGTACAGCATTAACATGGACACAGGCAGCCAAGCTCTGTCTTTCGATATCACATCTATAGCACTGAGATAAAGGTAGGTACAGATGGCCATCAAGACGGCTATAGATGCTCCACCAGTGACGAACAGCAAGGTACGTCTCTTTAGCATGCGAACCAGCGCCGACGAAAACATGGAGCTGAATGTCGTTATCAGATCTATGATTATCATGTAGTAGAAGGTTCTGGACTTATGTCCAGAGATTTCTTCGATGATCTGCAAGGCGTAAGCAGGGAAAATGTGCCTTCCGCACGTCTCTAGCAAAATAGCAGCAAAAAGTATTATGAGCAGAGGTTTCAGAAAGTCCTTTCGAGTGAACTTCTGCAAAAAGATTACCACGTGTCTTTGGACGCTGGATTTCTCTCGTATTTCAGAAATCCTCTGCTTTTGAACTTTGGCCATACTACCGTACTCGTTTCTAGAGTTTTGGTCGTCACCTCGCAGCCACAACCACGCTTTCTCACTCT from Cydia splendana chromosome 22, ilCydSple1.2, whole genome shotgun sequence includes these protein-coding regions:
- the LOC134801642 gene encoding facilitated trehalose transporter Tret1-like, which gives rise to MTNRTASSQQQKLCKETTFNFLSSVKRASVVGLACFPGYLISAFFMELWGRKTSHAMVILPGTLAWLLIYFATDVTTLMAGRILAGFTAGASTTLGAVIIGEYTSPQLRGMFLNLKTAAVCIGNTLVHIVGHFYTWRTVAICGLVPHVLSFGIICTWPESPTWLAAKFKFEQSEKAWLWLRGDDQNSRNEYGSMAKVQKQRISEIREKSSVQRHVVIFLQKFTRKDFLKPLLIILFAAILLETCGRHIFPAYALQIIEEISGHKSRTFYYMIIIDLITTFSSMFSSALVRMLKRRTLLFVTGGASIAVLMAICTYLYLSAIDVISKDRAWLPVSMLMLYFLLANLGCTPIPLALLGEVFPVAHRGAGSAMSGLTLSICLMVALKVTPVMLESVKVYGTFAIFGVAMGLSLVVFYFILPETKDRSLQEIEDYFNHGRFLSEKKGRGDDEENTTMLKI